Part of the Streptomyces sp. HSG2 genome, GCAGGACGGCGGTTCTGGAACCGGAGGAGCTGGAGGACCGTTATTTCATGCTCCGCGTCCGTGTCGACGGCGGGCGGCTGACCACCCGTCAACTGCGGGTCGTCGGCGAGATCTCCCAGGAGTTCGCGCGGGGCACGGCCGATCTCACCGACCGACAGAACGTGCAGTACCACTGGATCCGCATCGAGGACGTGCCCGAGATCTGGAACCGTCTGGAGGCCGTCGGCCTCTCCACGACGGAGGCGTGCGGTGACACCCCTCGGGTGATCCTCGGCTCGCCCGTCGCCGGCATCGCCGCCGACGAGATCATCGACGGCACCCCCGCCATCGAGGAGATCCAGCGCCGCGTGGTCGGGAACCCGGCGTTCTCCAACCTCCCGCGCAAGTTCAAGTCGGCGATCTCCGGATCGCCCTCGCTCGACGTGGCGCACGAGATCAACGACATCGCCTTCGTCGGCGTCGAGCACCCGGAGCACGGACCGGGCTTCGATCTGTGGGTGGGCGGAGGCCTCTCGACCAACCCGAAGATCGGCGTCCGCCTCGGCGCCTGGGTCCCCCTGGAGGAGGTGGCGGACGTCCACGAGGCCGTCGTCTCGGTCTTCCGGGACCACGGCTACCGGCGCCTTCGCACCAGGGCCCGACTGAAGTTCCTGGTCGCCGACTGGGGCGCGGAGAAGTTCCGTCGCGTGCTGGAGGAGGACTACCTGGGGCGGGCGCTGCGGGACGGTCCGGCGCCGGCCGAGCCCTCCGCGCGATGGCGCGACCACGTGGGCGTCCACCGGCAGCGGGACGGCCTCCACTACGTGGGGTTCGCCCCGCGCGTCGGCCGGGTGGACGGTGCCACCCTGACGAAGATCGCCGATCTGGCGGAGGCCCACGGGTCGGGCCGGGTGCGGACCACCGCCGAACAGAAGATGATCATCCTGGACGTCCCCCGAGACCGGGTCGACTCCTTGGTCGAGTCCCTCCAGGCGCTCGACCTCACCGCGTCGCCCTCTCCCTTCCGGCGAGGGACCATGGCGTGCACCGGCATCGAGTACTGCAAGCTGGCCATCGTCGAGACCAAGGCGCGGGGCGCCTCGCTGATCGACGAACTGGAGCGCCGCCTGCCGGACTTCGAGGAACCGATCACCATCAACCTCAACGGCTGCCCGAACGCCTGTGCGCGGATCCAGGTCGCGGACATCGGCCTGAAGGGACAGCTCGTCATGAACGACCGCGGCGAGCAGGTCGAGGGCTACCAGGTGCACCTCGGCGGCGCGCTGGGGCTCCAGCCGGGGTTCGGCCGCAAGGTGCGGGGGCTCAAGGTGACCTCCGAGGAGCTGCCCGACTACGTCGAACGGCTGCTGCGCCGCTTCCGGGAGGAACGCCTGCCCGACGAGCGGTTCGCGACCTGGGCCGCGCGTGCCGGCGAGGAGTCGCTGTCGTGAGCGAGCGCGCGGCCCCCTTCTACTGCCCCTATTGCGGCGACGAGGACCTGCGCCCCGGGGAACAGGGCCACGGCGCCTGGGAGTGCGCGGCGTGCAACCGGGGCTTCCGACTGGCGTTCCTCGGACTCCTCGCCCGGGGAACGAGGATCGCCCCGACGGGAGGGGACGACCGATGACCGCGGTCCCCCGGGAGCGCACGCCGGAGGAACTCCGGGCGCTCGCGAAACGCGCAGGACGGGAGTTGGAGGAGGCCACCGCGGACGAGATCCTCCGCTGGGCCGCCGACGCCTTCGGCCCCGGCCTCTGTGTGACCTCCTCGATGGAGGACGCGGTCGTCGCCCACCTCGCCTCGAAGGCACGACCCGGCGTCGCCGTGCTCTTCCTCGACACCGGCTACCACTTCCCCGAGACCCTGGGAACCCGTGACGCGGTCGCCGCCGTCATGGACGTCGACGTCCACACCCTCACCCCTGCCCGGACGGTCGCCGAGCAGGACGCCGCGTACGGCCCCCGGCTCCACGACCGTGACCCGGACCTGTGCTGCGCGTTGCGCAAGGTACGACCCCTCGACGAGGGGCTGCGGCACTACGTCGCCTGGGCGACCGGGCTGCGCCGCGACGAGTCCCCGACCCGGGCCGGTACGCCGGTCGTCGGATGGGACGACAAGCGACAGAAAGTGAAGATATCCCCGATCGCCCGATGGACAGAGGAAGACGTGGCAGTGTACGTCGCCGAACACGGCGTCCTCACCAATCCGTTGCTGGCGGACGGCTACGCCTCGGTCGGCTGCGCTCCGTGCACCCGACGAGTGGCCGAGGGCGAGGACGCCCGTGCGGGCCGCTGGTCGGGCCTGGCCAAGACCGAATGCGGACTGCACGGATGACGACGACCAACCGGAACCGGACACAGGAGAACCACGTGACGAGCGGAGCCACCGTGTGGCTGACCGGGCTGCCGAGCGCGGGGAAGACCACGATCGCCGGGGCGTTGGCCGAGCGACTGGGTGCGGAGGGACGACGTGTGGAGGTCCTCGACGGCGACGAGGTCCGCGCGTTCCTCTCCGCCGGCCTCGGGTTCACGCGCGAGGACCGCAGGACGCATGTGGAGCGCGTGGGGTTCGTGGCGGAGTTGCTCGCCCGCAACGGCGTCCTCGCGCTCGTCCCGGTGATCGCGCCGTACGCGGACAGCCGGGAGGCGGTGCGCGAGAGGCACCGGGCGAACGGCACCCCCTACCTGGAGGTGCACGTCGCGACGCCGTTGGAAGTGTGCTCGGACCGCGATGTCAAGGGCCTGTACGCCAGGCAGGCGGCCGGCGAGATGAGCGGTCTGACCGGTGTCGACGACCCGTACGAGGTGCCGGAGCGACCCGACGCGCGCATCGCGTCGCAGGACCAGACCGTCGAGGAGTCGGCCGCGGTGGTGCACGCGCTGCTGAGCGAGAGGAGCCTGGCGTGACGACGACCCTCGGCACCGACGGGCCACCGCACACCCCGCCCCCGCTCTCGCACCTGGACGCCCTGGAGTCGGAGGCGGTGCACGTCCTGCGCGAGGTGGCCGGGGAGTTCGAGCGCCCGGTGATCCTCTTCTCCGGCGGCAAGGACTCCATCGTCATGCTGCACCTCGCCCTCAAGGCCTTCGCCCCGGCGCCCGTCCCCTTCGCCCTGTTGCACGTGGACACCGGACACAACTTCCCGGAGGTCCTGGCCCACCGCGACCGGACCGTCGCCCGACACGACCTGCGCCTGCACGTGGCCTCCGTCCAGGACTACCTCGACCGAGGACTCCTCCACGAACGGCCCGACGGCACCCGCAACCCGCTCCAGACCCTCCCACTGACCGACGCGATCCGCGAGGGGCGCTTCGACGCGGTCTTCGGCGGCGGCCGGCGCGACGAGGAGAAGGCCCGTGCCAAGGAACGTGTGTTCTCGCTCCGCGACGAGTTCTCCCAGTGGGATCCGCGCCGCCAACGCCCGGAACTGTGGAACCTCTACAACGGCCGGCACCGCCCCGGTGAACACGTCCGCGTCTTCCCCCTGTCCAACTGGACCGAGTTGGACGTCTGGCAGTACATCGCCCGCGAGACGATCGAACTGCCCTCTCTCTACTACGCGCACGAGCGGGAGGTCTTCGTCCGGGACGGGATGTGGCTCACCGCCGGTGACTGGGGCGGCCCCGCCGAAGACGAGCCCGTCGTGAAACGGCGCGTGCGCTACCGCACCGTCGGCGACATGTCCTGCACCGGCGCCGTGGACTCGGACGCCGACACCATCGACAAGGTCATCGACGAGATCGCCGCCTCCTCCCTGACGGAGCGCGGCGCGACCCGGGCCGACGACCGTCTCTCCGAGGCCTCGATGGAAGACCGCAAGCGCGAGGGGTACTTCTGACATGAACCACACCACTCCGTCCACGCCCCGGTCCGCTCGAACGCCCGGCCTCTCGTCCGGCGCGACCGGCCCCGTGCCCACCCCCCGGACCTCCCCCGTCCCGGGAGCGTCGCCGAGGCCAGGCGACCCGCCGGAGCCGGAGGTCACGGCCGGGCCCTCACTGCTGCGGCTCGCCACCGCCGGGTCGGTGGACGACGGCAAGTCGACCTTGGTCGGACGGCTCCTCCACGACTCGCGCTCGGTCCTGACCGACCAACTCCAGGCCGTCGAACGCGCCTCCAGCGCGCGCGGTCGCAGCGCGCCCGACCTCGCCCTGCTCACCGACGGCCTGCGCGCCGAGCGGGAGCAGGGGATCACCATCGACGTCGCCTACCGCTACTTCGCCACCCCCCGGCGCCGGTTCATCCTCGCCGACACCCCCGGCCACGTGCAGTACACCCGCAACATGGTCACCGGCGCCTCCACCGCCGAGCTCGCGGTGATCCTGGTCGACGCCCGCCACGGCGTCGTCGAGCAGACCCGGCGCCACGCCGCCATCGCCGCGCTCCTCCGTGTCCCCCACGTCACCCTGGCCGTCAACAAGATGGATCTCGTCGGCTTCGACGAGGACACCTTCACCCGCGTCTCCCGGGAGTTCACCACCTACGCGCGCGACCTCGGCGTCCCCGAGGTCACCGCGGTTCCCATCTCGGCCCTGCACGGCGACAACGTCGTCGCCCCCTCCTCTCACACGCCCTGGTACACCGGGCCCACCGTCCTGCACCACCTGGAGACCGTCCCCTCCGCCCACGACGCCGCCCTGCACCACGCGCGGCTCCCCGTCCAGTACGTCATCCGCCCGCAGACCGCGGAACACCCCGACTACCGCGGATACGCGGGCCGGATCACCTCGGGAACGCTCCGTGTCGGCGAGGCCGTCACCATCCTGCCCTCGGGTCGGACCAGCACCATCGGCGCCATCGACCTCCTGGGGCGGTCCGTCCCCGCCGCCCGGGCCCCGCAGTCCGTCACCGTCCTCCTCGAAGACGACCTCGACGTCTCCCGAGGCGACCTGATCGCCCCTCGGGGTAGCGCCCCCACCCCCACCCAGGACATCGAGGCCACCGCCTGCCACCTGACCGACCGTCCCCTGACGGCCGGCCACCGCGTGCTCCTCAAGCACGGCACCCGCACCGTGAAGGCGATCGTCAAGGACATCTCCTCCCGTCTCACCCTCCACGACCTCTCCCTCCACCCCCGACCCGGACAGCTCACCACCAACGACATCGGCGACATCACCCTGCGCGCCGCGGAGCCCCTTCCCCTCGACCCCTACAGCCACTCCCGACACACCGGATCCTTCATCCTCATCGACCCACACGACGGCACCACGCTCACCGCCTGCATGGCCGGTCCGCCCTTCGCCCGGGGCGGGAGCGCCACCGACACCGCGGACGACGGTTCCTGGGACTTCTGACCCACGCCCCCCACGCCGCCCCGACCCACCCCCGCCCTCCTCGCCCGCTCCGCGCCCCCGGCCGAACACCACCCCCGCGCTCACCCCCGACCGAGCCTCCACCGCCGGGCCAACGAGAGGAACTCCTCCCGTGCCTGCCACCACCACCGCACTCCGCCGGGCCACCGCCCTGCTCACCGTCCTGCTGATGGCCCTGGCCGGTTGCGGATACGGCTCTCTCGCCCCGGACGACACCGGCCCCAGCGTGCCACCGGGCACGCCCAAGACCGACGGCCTCGACTCGGTCCGCATCGGCTACCTTCCCAACATCACCCACGCCACCGCCCTGGTCGGCCACGAACAGGGCCTCTTCCAGAAGGAGCTGGGCGGCACCCGTGCCGTCTACGCCGTCCTCAACGCCGGCCCTTCCGTCATCGAGGCGCTCAATTCCGGTTCCCTGGACATCGCCTGGATCGGACCCTCGCCCGCTGTCAACGGCTACCTCCGCTCCGAGGGGCACGCCCTTCGGATCGTGAGCGGCTCCGCCTCGGGCGGGGTCCGGTTCGTCGTCCGTCCCGACGCGATCACCACCGCCGCCGACGTGGCGGGCAAGCGCGTCGCCACCCCTCAACTCGGCAACACCCAGGACGTCGCCTTTCTCACCTGGGCCTCGGAACAGGGGTGGACCGTCGACCCCCTCACCGGCGAAGGCGACGTCACGGTGGTCCGCAGCGACAACAAGGTCATCCCCGACGCGTTCGCCAACGGGTCCCTCGACGGTGCCTGGGTCCCCGAGCCCACCGCCTCACGCCTGGTGGCCGAGGGAGGTCGGACGCTCCTCGACGAGACCTCGCTCTGGCCCGACGGCGGCTTCGTCACCACCAACGTGATCGTCCGCCAGGACTTCCTCCGCGACCACCCCGCCGCCGTGGAGGCAGTGCTCCGCGCCTCGGTCACCACCAACGCGTGGATCGACGCCCACCCGGACGAGGCCAAGGCCGCCGCCGACCGACAGATCGCCCACGACACGGGGCGCCCCCTCCCCACCCACATCCTCGACCCCGCCTGGGAGTCCGTCCGCGTCACCGACGACCCCCTGGCGACCACCCTGGCCACCCAGGCCGAACACGCCGCCGCCACGGGGCTGCTCCCCCGCGCGGACCTCCGGGGCGTCTACGACCTCACCCTGCTCAACCGGATCCGCGCCGACCAGGGCAAGCCGACCTTCGACGACGCCGGACTCGGTGTCTCGTGACCCCGCCACGCCGGCCCCAGGAGTTGACCATGGCCACGACCCTCGCCGAACCCACCACCGACGCCCCGGGGGCCTCCACGACACCACCGGCGGCCCGGATCGCCCGCGTCTCCAAGACCTTCGCCGGCCCCACGGGACCCCAAGCCGTGCTCGACGACATCGACCTGACCATCGAACGCGGCGAGTTCGTCACGATCCTCGGAGCCTCCGGCTGCGGCAAGTCCACCCTCCTCAACCTCGTCGCCGGACTCGACCAGCCCACCACCGGCACCGTCCACACCCCCCGGCGCCCCGCGCTCATGTTCCAGGAACACGCCCTCTTCCCCTGGCTCACCGCCGGAAAGAACATCGAACTCGCGCTGCGCCTCCGAGGAGTCCCCCGCGCCGAACGACGCCACCAGGCCGACGACCTCCTCCGACTGGTGCGCCTCGAAGGCGCCCACCGCAAGCGCCTCCACCAACTCAGCGGCGGCATGCGCCAACGCGTCGCCATGGCCCGCGCGCTGGCACAGCGCAGCGAGCTGCTC contains:
- a CDS encoding phosphoadenylyl-sulfate reductase translates to MTAVPRERTPEELRALAKRAGRELEEATADEILRWAADAFGPGLCVTSSMEDAVVAHLASKARPGVAVLFLDTGYHFPETLGTRDAVAAVMDVDVHTLTPARTVAEQDAAYGPRLHDRDPDLCCALRKVRPLDEGLRHYVAWATGLRRDESPTRAGTPVVGWDDKRQKVKISPIARWTEEDVAVYVAEHGVLTNPLLADGYASVGCAPCTRRVAEGEDARAGRWSGLAKTECGLHG
- the cysC gene encoding adenylyl-sulfate kinase is translated as MTTTNRNRTQENHVTSGATVWLTGLPSAGKTTIAGALAERLGAEGRRVEVLDGDEVRAFLSAGLGFTREDRRTHVERVGFVAELLARNGVLALVPVIAPYADSREAVRERHRANGTPYLEVHVATPLEVCSDRDVKGLYARQAAGEMSGLTGVDDPYEVPERPDARIASQDQTVEESAAVVHALLSERSLA
- a CDS encoding ABC transporter ATP-binding protein, which gives rise to MATTLAEPTTDAPGASTTPPAARIARVSKTFAGPTGPQAVLDDIDLTIERGEFVTILGASGCGKSTLLNLVAGLDQPTTGTVHTPRRPALMFQEHALFPWLTAGKNIELALRLRGVPRAERRHQADDLLRLVRLEGAHRKRLHQLSGGMRQRVAMARALAQRSELLLMDEPFAALDAITRDILHDELTRIHQKTGLTTLFVTHNVREAVRLSHRVVLLSSRPGRVIREWHIDIPHPRRIEDPAVAELSLHITEELRKEIRRHGRS
- a CDS encoding ABC transporter substrate-binding protein — protein: MPATTTALRRATALLTVLLMALAGCGYGSLAPDDTGPSVPPGTPKTDGLDSVRIGYLPNITHATALVGHEQGLFQKELGGTRAVYAVLNAGPSVIEALNSGSLDIAWIGPSPAVNGYLRSEGHALRIVSGSASGGVRFVVRPDAITTAADVAGKRVATPQLGNTQDVAFLTWASEQGWTVDPLTGEGDVTVVRSDNKVIPDAFANGSLDGAWVPEPTASRLVAEGGRTLLDETSLWPDGGFVTTNVIVRQDFLRDHPAAVEAVLRASVTTNAWIDAHPDEAKAAADRQIAHDTGRPLPTHILDPAWESVRVTDDPLATTLATQAEHAAATGLLPRADLRGVYDLTLLNRIRADQGKPTFDDAGLGVS
- a CDS encoding GTP-binding protein encodes the protein MNHTTPSTPRSARTPGLSSGATGPVPTPRTSPVPGASPRPGDPPEPEVTAGPSLLRLATAGSVDDGKSTLVGRLLHDSRSVLTDQLQAVERASSARGRSAPDLALLTDGLRAEREQGITIDVAYRYFATPRRRFILADTPGHVQYTRNMVTGASTAELAVILVDARHGVVEQTRRHAAIAALLRVPHVTLAVNKMDLVGFDEDTFTRVSREFTTYARDLGVPEVTAVPISALHGDNVVAPSSHTPWYTGPTVLHHLETVPSAHDAALHHARLPVQYVIRPQTAEHPDYRGYAGRITSGTLRVGEAVTILPSGRTSTIGAIDLLGRSVPAARAPQSVTVLLEDDLDVSRGDLIAPRGSAPTPTQDIEATACHLTDRPLTAGHRVLLKHGTRTVKAIVKDISSRLTLHDLSLHPRPGQLTTNDIGDITLRAAEPLPLDPYSHSRHTGSFILIDPHDGTTLTACMAGPPFARGGSATDTADDGSWDF
- the cysD gene encoding sulfate adenylyltransferase subunit CysD, producing the protein MTTTLGTDGPPHTPPPLSHLDALESEAVHVLREVAGEFERPVILFSGGKDSIVMLHLALKAFAPAPVPFALLHVDTGHNFPEVLAHRDRTVARHDLRLHVASVQDYLDRGLLHERPDGTRNPLQTLPLTDAIREGRFDAVFGGGRRDEEKARAKERVFSLRDEFSQWDPRRQRPELWNLYNGRHRPGEHVRVFPLSNWTELDVWQYIARETIELPSLYYAHEREVFVRDGMWLTAGDWGGPAEDEPVVKRRVRYRTVGDMSCTGAVDSDADTIDKVIDEIAASSLTERGATRADDRLSEASMEDRKREGYF
- a CDS encoding nitrite/sulfite reductase, whose product is MAATPNDAATTPRKAGRHRGEGQWAAGHFTPLNGNEQFKRDDDGLNVRTRIETIYAKRGFDSIDPQDLRGRMRWWGLYTQRKAGIDGGRTAVLEPEELEDRYFMLRVRVDGGRLTTRQLRVVGEISQEFARGTADLTDRQNVQYHWIRIEDVPEIWNRLEAVGLSTTEACGDTPRVILGSPVAGIAADEIIDGTPAIEEIQRRVVGNPAFSNLPRKFKSAISGSPSLDVAHEINDIAFVGVEHPEHGPGFDLWVGGGLSTNPKIGVRLGAWVPLEEVADVHEAVVSVFRDHGYRRLRTRARLKFLVADWGAEKFRRVLEEDYLGRALRDGPAPAEPSARWRDHVGVHRQRDGLHYVGFAPRVGRVDGATLTKIADLAEAHGSGRVRTTAEQKMIILDVPRDRVDSLVESLQALDLTASPSPFRRGTMACTGIEYCKLAIVETKARGASLIDELERRLPDFEEPITINLNGCPNACARIQVADIGLKGQLVMNDRGEQVEGYQVHLGGALGLQPGFGRKVRGLKVTSEELPDYVERLLRRFREERLPDERFATWAARAGEESLS